The nucleotide sequence TTTTTCCAACAATCCCTTACTAACCACCATATTCATGCCTTTAAGGACGGTTGCTGGATTAATATGAAATTCTTTAGATATTTCGGTTGTTGAAGGAATTTGCTCTTCTTCCTCAAATCCACCAGTCACAATTGTTTCTTCAATTTGATCCGCAATCTGACGATAGATTGGCTCAGAACTATCAAACGAAAACTGCATGTTCTCACCTCAACCAACTATTTTTCAATCTTTGTCTTTGGAACAACGAATCTTTGGTAAATTGCTACAGTGACGATGTAGTAAATGCAATATAGAACTAAGAATGCCAGTAATGACCAACCAAACGCTGGGTATGGATGTTGCAGAAAACCACTCTTAACGAATAGTTGTAGTCCAAACGCAACGTCAACTATTCCCAAGATAGCAGGTAATACGAACAATCCTAAGATTTGGACCCTAATTGAGTTCTTGGCAACCGAGCGACGAGTACCTATTTTGTTAAGCATTTCGTATCGTTTTGAATCAGCAGTAGTACCACTGAGAATCTTGAACATTAGGCAACTGGCTAGCATTGCAAGGAAGGCAATTCCTAAGAATACTCCGATGAATTCTAGACTACCAAACAGTGATTTAAGCGATGTGTAGTAGAAGAATGAGCCACCCCATGACATTTGTTGCTTGTTAGGGGTTTGTGCCGTCTGAACTTCTGAAATCTTGTTCAGCTTCTTGTAGTTAGCATCCATATTAGCAACTTTTACTAACTTCAATTTACCGGATTGTGATTGAATAGCGCTAAATTGAGCACCATCGACAAATCTAACTGTCTTGGTCAACTGATCATTAGGTGGTAACAGTCTTGCAAAACCGCTCTTAGCTTCACCGTTGCTATTGAGTTCCTTAGCATCTAACTTAACTACTTTAGCCTTTGACGTTTCCATTGAGCCATTATCTTCACGTGGAACATCAACAAATTGGTATGGTGTGCTGTTAAACTCATCTTCATTAAAGTAGATGACTTTACCCGCTTCTTTGAATGAGTAGTTAGTAACTTGCTTGCCTGATAGTTTGCCAATCAGACCGTTCAATTTTTGATCTGGGTTTTTGGCAGCAACTGAGTACACGCCTTGAATCTTGGTCATTTCTGGGATGTTTTGGGCAAACCCAACCCCCACGGTTATTGCCCCTAAAGCTAAAGCGAATAACAATGAAACTACTGATAAAATTTTGGTAAAATCATTAATTCTAAATTTAAGTTGTGAAATCGTGAAGGTATTTAGACCCTTACTTGCCAAACTTGACTTTTGTACCGCATTTAAAATTGCAACGAAGAATGAGTTAAAAATGAAGTAAGTTCCCAATACGATGGTGAACAACGCAAGTGGAATTGAAAGAATCTTCAAATCTTGAATCTGGTACATTGCCCAATAACCAATTGCTAGCAACACGATTCCCAAAACAGCTTCAATAAGAAGCAAGAACTTGTTTGGTCGTTTCCATTTTGTGCTTGATTCTGACTTCAACAAGCTAAGTGCTGATGATTTAGTGAAAGTTCTGTGGTTAAACAATCCAGAAATTACGAACAAAATCATGAAGAATACAAATGTATAAACAATTGCTTTTGGATAAATTGCCTGGAATCCGCTAGTAGGTAACGCCAGCGAATTAAATAAGAAGCCACTCAGTAATTGAGTGATTCCGGCACCTAAAATTACCCCAATGAATGTACTGATCAAACCAATCATCACAGTTTCTAAGGTAATCAAAACCCCGATTTTACGAGGACGAGCACCAAGCATCATGAACACACCATAATCATGCTTTCTCATCGTCAGTAAGAAGGTATTAGCATACGAAACGTACACCAACGTTATTAGTCCAAGTAAAATGGCACCAAACACAAACACGATTTGGGCACTTTTAACTGAAGTACTCTCAACAAACTTATCGTTAGTTGAGATTGCTTCAAACATATAAAAAATAGCTGAGGCCATTACTAGTCCTGAAAACAGAACTAAGTAATCTTTAAACCGAGAACGAATTCCCGCTATTGAAAGTTTAAATAACATGTCATTATCTCCTTACTTTTATTGTTCAAACGTTCCTAGTTTGTCGAGAACTTCTCGATAAAAGTCTTGGCGATCACGACCGTTGGCTTTCAATTCCTCACCAATTTTTCCATCTTTGATAAATAAGATGCGTTGGCAGAAACTAGCTGAGAATGGGTCATGAGTAACCATCAAAATTGAAACCCCTTGTGAGTTAATGTTTTGCAAAGTTTCCATTAATTCACGAGCGTTATTTGAATCAAGGGCTCCAGTTGGTTCGTCACCAAAGATAATGCTTGGATCTGAAACTAATGCTCTGGCAGCAGCTACCCTTTGTTTTTGACCACCTGATAATTGGTTAGGGAACTTCTCAAGTAAATCACCAATGTTAAGCTTCTTAGCTGACATTTCAACCGCCAAACTAATTTGCTTTGGCTTTGCTCCTTGCAGTGAAAGTGGCAATCCAATATTTTCTTTAACTGTAAGAGTTTCAATCAAGTTAAAGTCTTGGAAGATAAATCCAAGTTGCTTAGATCTAAAATCAGCCATTTTGTTTGCTGATAATTTGGTAACGTCCTTGCCCCCAATTTCAACTTGGCCACTAGTTGGTTGGTCAAGTGTAGCTAAGATGTTTAATAATGTAGTCTTTCCTGATCCAGAAGCACCCATGATTCCAACGAATTCTCCTTCATTGACATCAAATGTGATTCCTTTCAAAGCTTCGTATGGTTTTTCGGTTTTTTCACCATATATCTTGTGAACGTTGTTAGTGGTTAAAATCTTGTTTGTCATTTCGACACCCTCCATGTTGGTTCATTACTTATGTAATTAACCATACATGTACATGAGTAATCTGTCAACAAAACGTCAAAATATTTTTCAATCTAAAATAAAAAGAGGCGCTAGCCCCGCTCCCCAGAAGGAGTTAGGCAAGCACCGCTATTTATTAAGGATTTCTTTACTTAGTTAGTCATCAACTTTAAATGCTCTGGCGGCGTTAACTGCTCGCTGCCAGCCACTGTAAAGTTTGTTTCTACGTTCAGGGTCCATTTTTGGTTCAAATAGTCGCCCAGCTTCCATTTGTTCCTTAATTTCATCGACACTATCCCAATACCCAACTGCTAGTCCTGCAAGAACGGCAGCCCCGAAGGCAGTTGTATCCTCATCCTGAGCTCGTTTAATCGGAATATCGAGAATATCTGCTTGGAATTGCATCAAGTAGCTATTTCTTGAAGAACCACCATCAGCCATTAGGCTAGGAATCTTCATTCCCGTGTCCTTTTCCATCGTATCAATGATATCTTTAGTCCCGTACGCAATCGACTGTAAGGTAGCTTTAACAAAATCTTCCTTCGTCGTGCCGCGGGTTAATCCAAATACTGAACCGCGAACCCCTTGCTCCCAGTATGGGGCTCCCAAACCGTTAAATGCTGGGACAACGTAAACTTCATCATCGTTATGTGAATTCATTGCTGCTTGTCTTGAAGCAGGAACATTATCTATTAATCCCATGCTATCAGCTAACCAGCTCATTGCTGTACCGGCCGCAAAGATTGAACCTTCAAGCGCATAGTTCAGATGACCGTTGATATCATAAGCAATTGTCGTCAGTAGATTGTCATCTGACAACTCAGGCTTTTCACCAGTATTCATCATGATAAATGCACCGTCACCATAAGTGTTTTTAACGGTCCCTGGTTCAAAAGCCAACTGGCCAATTAAAGCAGCTTGCTGGTCACCAGCAATTCCGGCGATTGGAACTTCAATTCCGTAAAATTGGAAGTTTTCTGTTACGCCGTAGACTTCACTTGAAGTCTTAACATCTGGTAATAGAGCCTTGGGGATGTTTAACAATTTCAAAATATCATCATCCCAGCGAAGTGCATGAATGTTGAACATCATTGTTCTGCTGGCATTCGAAATATCGGTAACGTGCAACCGACCACCAGTTAGTTTCCAAACCAACCACGTGTCAACCGTTCCAAATAACAGTTCACCTTTTTCAGCCCGCTCTTGAGCGCCAGGAACTTTATCAAGAATCCAGCGAACTTTAGTTGCTGAGAAGTATGAGTCAATAATCAAGCCAGTTTTTTTATGAAACAGGTTTGAATAACCATCATCTTTTAGTTTCTGGGCCAATTTAGCTGTTTGCTTTGATTGCCAACCAATCGCATTATAGATTGGTTCGCCAGTTTCCTTATCCCAAATAATGGTGGTTTCACGTTGGTTAACGATTCCAATTCCGTCAAGATCCTCTGGATGGATCCCCGCATCAATAAACGCTGACGAAATTACGTTTAGCACTGAAGTCCATATTTCATTCGGGTCAGTTTCAACCCACCCGCTTTGGGGAATTATTTGGTTCACAGGCTTATAAGCCTCAATAACCTTTCGACCACTTTTATCAAAAATCATTGCCCGGGTGCTCGTAGTCCCTTGATCAATTGATAAAACATATTTCTTCTTATCAGTTAAAGCTGACATAGCTTTTCCCTCCAAACATATGTATCCCATGTCTAAATGAATAATACCATAAATCATTTTCAAATCAGAAAATAAGCGTTTACAATAAAAGCACACTACGAACTATACCATAGTGTGCTCTTAGGTTCAAATTTGCTATATTAAGGCATTTTAGTTGCCTATACCAATTACCGTTTAACGTTAATGGCAATGTCTATGTCGTCACTTGGATTCAAAGTCTCGTCGTAGCTAAAATCAGATTCTTGGAAATACTTTTTAATTTCCGAATTGATTTGTTCCAGTGGCCGTTTGTCTCCAGTCTGACGGTGAATCGAAATGTCATATTCCTTTTTATCGTCATCAGTATTTTCAAAATCGTACATAACATCGACGGTATTTAATATTTCCTGAATCATTTGGCGTTCAGTCATAGTAATTTCCTCCAATACAGATAGGTACACTTTTTACTTTAGTCTTATTGAACCAAAATGTTAATAGAGTATTTCATTTGTTTATCAAACTCCTAGGAACATTTACTTTACGCTCAAAACGACTATACTTAATAGTTATCAACTATCGAGGTGACAAGAATGACCACAACTTCTTCACAATTTATTAGCGTATTAATGAAAGCTTTCTTACATAAACAAATGGTGAGTGTCGAACTAACCGACAGCCACCTCTCTGGTTCTGTAATCGGAATCCGTGATTCACAACTATTCTTGCAGACACTGGACAAACAAATCACTAAAATTCCGCTGGATCAAATTAAATCAGCCAAAGTCCTGTGATATTATGTTTATTAGAACAGTAAGACAGAACTGGAGATTACAATAATGGCAAAAACGAAGGATTTCAAGCAGCGGTT is from Lentilactobacillus curieae and encodes:
- a CDS encoding GntR family transcriptional regulator, which gives rise to MQFSFDSSEPIYRQIADQIEETIVTGGFEEEEQIPSTTEISKEFHINPATVLKGMNMVVSKGLLEKRRGLGMFVTVGAREKILEEKRGAFYTDYVKSLVNEAKSLNISEEELIAQVRRGFAE
- a CDS encoding FtsX-like permease family protein, with amino-acid sequence MLFKLSIAGIRSRFKDYLVLFSGLVMASAIFYMFEAISTNDKFVESTSVKSAQIVFVFGAILLGLITLVYVSYANTFLLTMRKHDYGVFMMLGARPRKIGVLITLETVMIGLISTFIGVILGAGITQLLSGFLFNSLALPTSGFQAIYPKAIVYTFVFFMILFVISGLFNHRTFTKSSALSLLKSESSTKWKRPNKFLLLIEAVLGIVLLAIGYWAMYQIQDLKILSIPLALFTIVLGTYFIFNSFFVAILNAVQKSSLASKGLNTFTISQLKFRINDFTKILSVVSLLFALALGAITVGVGFAQNIPEMTKIQGVYSVAAKNPDQKLNGLIGKLSGKQVTNYSFKEAGKVIYFNEDEFNSTPYQFVDVPREDNGSMETSKAKVVKLDAKELNSNGEAKSGFARLLPPNDQLTKTVRFVDGAQFSAIQSQSGKLKLVKVANMDANYKKLNKISEVQTAQTPNKQQMSWGGSFFYYTSLKSLFGSLEFIGVFLGIAFLAMLASCLMFKILSGTTADSKRYEMLNKIGTRRSVAKNSIRVQILGLFVLPAILGIVDVAFGLQLFVKSGFLQHPYPAFGWSLLAFLVLYCIYYIVTVAIYQRFVVPKTKIEK
- a CDS encoding ABC transporter ATP-binding protein — translated: MTNKILTTNNVHKIYGEKTEKPYEALKGITFDVNEGEFVGIMGASGSGKTTLLNILATLDQPTSGQVEIGGKDVTKLSANKMADFRSKQLGFIFQDFNLIETLTVKENIGLPLSLQGAKPKQISLAVEMSAKKLNIGDLLEKFPNQLSGGQKQRVAAARALVSDPSIIFGDEPTGALDSNNARELMETLQNINSQGVSILMVTHDPFSASFCQRILFIKDGKIGEELKANGRDRQDFYREVLDKLGTFEQ
- the glpK gene encoding glycerol kinase GlpK, with product MSALTDKKKYVLSIDQGTTSTRAMIFDKSGRKVIEAYKPVNQIIPQSGWVETDPNEIWTSVLNVISSAFIDAGIHPEDLDGIGIVNQRETTIIWDKETGEPIYNAIGWQSKQTAKLAQKLKDDGYSNLFHKKTGLIIDSYFSATKVRWILDKVPGAQERAEKGELLFGTVDTWLVWKLTGGRLHVTDISNASRTMMFNIHALRWDDDILKLLNIPKALLPDVKTSSEVYGVTENFQFYGIEVPIAGIAGDQQAALIGQLAFEPGTVKNTYGDGAFIMMNTGEKPELSDDNLLTTIAYDINGHLNYALEGSIFAAGTAMSWLADSMGLIDNVPASRQAAMNSHNDDEVYVVPAFNGLGAPYWEQGVRGSVFGLTRGTTKEDFVKATLQSIAYGTKDIIDTMEKDTGMKIPSLMADGGSSRNSYLMQFQADILDIPIKRAQDEDTTAFGAAVLAGLAVGYWDSVDEIKEQMEAGRLFEPKMDPERRNKLYSGWQRAVNAARAFKVDD